One stretch of Astatotilapia calliptera chromosome 3, fAstCal1.2, whole genome shotgun sequence DNA includes these proteins:
- the LOC113011367 gene encoding protein c-ets-1-B-like codes for MDGNAYEFDVLEVPPLTPTSKEVFTQAVKASFAGFTQERISCHFPQDPRLWSKWEVNHWLDWCQAEFGLCCLGSDLRGLDGSELCGLDQEAFLGLLSDSTAGEILWEHLETMRRENYSEIEGCSDRDNYHLQYHPSESSDLHDLEPMSVQHGGHYPAYSQRDSNNISSAAPLQEIRGNGGTGSEVESVLGDESAAVGTQSWAAPQHDVQPVMEESMSENAFMLPQQQRNFRECAGSKTDLETAVIPVAVLAGYTGSGPIQLWQFLLELLTDRSCHSCISWTGNGWEFKLTDPDEVAVLWGRRKNKPKMNYEKLSRGLRYYYDKNIIRKTAGKRYVYRFVCNLQGLLGYEPGELHATLNISSKSL; via the exons atGGATGGCAACGCTTACG AGTTTGATGTCCTAGAGGTCCCccccctcaccccaaccagtaAGGAGGTCTTCACTCAGGCTGTGAAAGCCAGCTTTGCAGGCTTCACTCAGGAGAGAATCAGCTGTCACTTTCCACAGG ATCCTAGGTTGTGGTCGAAGTGGGAGGTGAACCACTGGCTGGACTGGTGCCAGGCTGAGTTTGGGCTCTGCTGCCTGGGCTCAGACCTCAGAGGTCTGGATGGCAGCGAGCTGTGTGGTCTTGACCAAGAGGCTTTCCTGGGCCTGCTGTCTGACTCCACTGCAGGAGAAATCCTGTGGGAGCACCTGGAGACCATGAGGAGAG AAAATTACTCAGAGATTGAGGGATGCTCAGACAGAGATAATTACCACCTTCAGTACCATCCCAGTGAGAGCTCAGACCTCCACGATCTGGAACCAATGAGTGTGCAGCATGGAGGCCACTATCCAGCCTATTCACAACGTGACAGCAACAACATTAGCTCTGCAGCCCCGCTGCAGGAAATACGAGGGAATGGAG GGACAGGCTCAGAAGTGGAGAGTGTTCTTGGGGATGAGTCTGCCGCTGTGGGCACTCAATCATGGGCTGCTCCGCAACATGACGTCCAGCCAGTAATGGAAGAGAGCATGTCTGAAAATGCCTTCATGTTACCTCAGCAACAGAGGAACTTCAGGGAATGTGCAGGCAGCAAAACTGATCTGGAGACAGCTGTAATACCTGTAGCAGTTCTTGCTGGCTACACTG GCAGTGGGCCCATTCAGCTCTGGCAGTTTCTGCTGGAGCTTCTGACAGACCGCAGCTGTCATTCGTGCATAAGCTGGACAGGAAATGGCTGGGAGTTCAAACTGACGGATCCTGACGAG GTGGCAGTGCTGTGGGGTCGCAGGAAGAACAAACCTAAGATGAATTATGAGAAGCTGAGCCGTGGTTTGCGCTACTACTATGACAAGAACATTATTCGCAAAACCGCTGGCAAGCGCTACGTCTATCGCTTCGTATGCAACCTGCAAGGCCTTCTTGGATATGAGCCTGGGGAGCTGCATGCCACACTGAATATCAGCAGTAAGAGTCTATAG
- the LOC113016350 gene encoding bolA-like protein 2, giving the protein MSVTADHIRDRLIKELAAVHVEVEDTSANRCAASFKVLVVSPQFENKPLLQRHRMVNTCLAEELKEIHAFEQKTLTPEQWKKQNSQ; this is encoded by the exons ATGTCAGTAACAGCTGATCACATCCGGGACAGACTTATCAAAGAGCTGGCGGCAGTGCACGTG GAGGTGGAGGATACATCAGCCAACAGATGTGCTGCCAGCTTCAAAGTGCTGGTGGTTTCGCCCCAGTTTGAGAACAAACCACTGCTGCAGAGACACAG GATGGTGAATACTTGTCTAGCCGAGGAGCTGAAAGAGATCCATGCTTTTGAACAGAAGACCCTCACACCAGAACAGTGGAAGAAACAGAATTCAcaatga